A genome region from Triticum aestivum cultivar Chinese Spring chromosome 2B, IWGSC CS RefSeq v2.1, whole genome shotgun sequence includes the following:
- the LOC123041465 gene encoding 7-deoxyloganetin glucosyltransferase: MGSAQVDADVKPHAVCVPLPAQGHVTPMLKLAKILHCRGFHVTFVNSEFNHRRLLRSRGAAALDGIEGFRFATIPDGLPPSDADATQDVPSLCRSTRETCLPHFKSLLAELNASTESPPVTCIVGDNTMSFTLDAARDIGVPCALFWTASVCGYLGYRHYRTLYDKGIFPLKDAEQLTNGYLDTPVDWTAGMSKHMRLKDFPNFIWSTDPDEYMAHFALHVTERLAEADAAIFNTLEELEPAALDAVRAMLPPTVPVYTIGHLPLLAEEIVPQGGTLDALGSNLWKEDVSCFDFLDGKEPRSVVYVNYGSITVMSNEELLEFAWGLANSGQPFLWIIRPDLVKGDAAVLPPEFLESIEGRGVLASWCPQEAVLRHEAVGVFLTHSGWNSTVESLCGGVPTLCWPFFAEQQTNSRYSCVEWGVAMEIGHDVRREAVEAKIREAMSGEKGKEMRRRAEEWREAGVRATRPGGRSRANLEKLVADSLLSGGKPRD; encoded by the exons ATGGGTTCCGCGCAGGTCGATGCCGACGTTAAGCCGCACGCCGTGTGCGTGCCGCTGCCGGCGCAGGGGCACGTCACGCCGATGCTGAAGCTGGCCAAGATCCTCCACTGCAGGGGCTTCCATGTCACCTTCGTCAACTCCGAGTTCAACCACCGGCGGCTCCTCCGCTCCCGCGGCGCTGCCGCACTCGACGGCATCGAGGGGTTCCGCTTCGCTACCATACCGGACGGCCTCCCGCCGTCCGACGCCGATGCCACGCAGGACGTGCCGTCCCTCTGCCGCTCCACCAGGGAGACCTGCCTCCCGCATTTCAAGAGCCTCCTTGCCGAGCTCAACGCCTCCACCGAGTCGCCGCCGGTCACGTGCATCGTCGGCGACAACACCATGAGCTTCACCCTCGACGCCGCGCGGGACATTGGCGTGCCGTGTGCGCTGTTCTGGACTGCCAGCGTCTGCGGCTACTTGGGCTACCGCCATTACCGCACCTTGTACGACAAGGGCATCTTCCCACTCAAAG ACGCGGAGCAGCTGACCAATGGGTATCTGGACACACCGGTGGACTGGACGGCGGGGATGAGCAAGCACATGCGGCTCAAAGACTTCCCGAACTTCATCTGGTCGACGGACCCCGACGAGTACATGGCCCACTTCGCCCTCCACGTGACGGAGCGGCTGGCGGAGGCGGACGCCGCCATCTTCAACACCCTGGAAGAGCTCGAGCCAGCGGCGCTGGACGCGGTGCGCGCCATGCTCCCGCCCACCGTGCCCGTCTACACCATCGGCCATCTCCCCTTACTTGCCGAGGAGATCGTGCCACAGGGCGGCACGTTGGACGCGCTGGGGTCAAACCTGTGGAAGGAGGACGTCTCATGCTTCGACTTTCTGGACGGCAAGGAGCCCCGGTCGGTCGTGTACGTGAACTACGGCAGCATCACGGTGATGAGCAACGAGGAGCTCCTCGAGTTCGCGTGGGGGCTAGCCAACAGCGGCCAGCCGTTCCTGTGGATCATCAGGCCGGACCTCGTGAAGGGCGACGCCGCCGTGCTGCCGCCGGAGTTCCTGGAGTCCATCGAGGGGCGCGGCGTGCTGGCGAGCTGGTGCCCGCAGGAGGCAGTGCTGAGGCATGAGGCGGTGGGCGTGTTCCTGACGCACTCCGGGTGGAACTCGACGGTGGAGAGCCTGTGCGGCGGGGTGCCGACGCTGTGCTGGCCCTTCTTCGCGGAGCAGCAGACCAACAGCCGGTACAGCTGCGTGGAGTGGGGCGTGGCCATGGAGATCGGCCACGACGTGCGGCGGGAGGCGGTGGAGGCCAAGATACGTGAGGCCATGTCCGGCGAGAAGGGGAAGGAGATGCGCCGCCGGGCCGAGGAATGGAGGGAGGCCGGCGTCCGCGCAACGCGGCCAGGCGGGCGCTCGCGCGCCAATCTCGAGAAGCTGGTCGCCGACTCCCTCCTCTCGGGCGGCAAACCGCGTGATTAA